A section of the Marinimicrobium koreense genome encodes:
- a CDS encoding YaeQ family protein, translated as MATNATVIKARLEIADMNRHYYQSHALTLARHPSENDQRLMVRLLAFALNASDDLTFSSSLSSEDEEPELSRRNLVGDIELWVAFGTPDEKWLRKACNRARQVQVFAYGENSVRVWWQQQERALARYRNLSVRALPDEALQQLAGMVERGMVLQFNISEQDVWVSSDKDSVGVHLEWLKEID; from the coding sequence ATGGCCACCAATGCAACCGTGATCAAGGCACGCCTTGAGATAGCCGACATGAACCGGCACTACTACCAGAGTCATGCCCTGACCCTGGCCCGGCACCCGTCGGAAAACGACCAGCGCCTGATGGTGCGGCTGCTGGCCTTTGCCCTCAATGCCTCCGATGACCTGACCTTTTCGAGCAGTCTGAGCTCAGAGGACGAAGAGCCGGAGCTGTCCCGCCGGAACCTGGTGGGCGACATCGAACTGTGGGTGGCCTTTGGCACTCCGGATGAGAAGTGGCTTCGTAAAGCCTGCAATCGCGCCAGACAGGTGCAGGTGTTCGCCTACGGCGAGAACAGCGTCCGGGTCTGGTGGCAGCAACAGGAGCGGGCCCTGGCACGCTATCGCAACCTCAGTGTCAGGGCCCTGCCAGATGAGGCGCTGCAGCAGCTCGCTGGCATGGTGGAGCGCGGCATGGTTCTGCAGTTCAACATCAGTGAACAGGATGTCTGGGTGTCCAGCGACAAAGACAGCGTCGGGGTGCACCTTGAGTGGCTCAAGGAGATTGACTAA
- a CDS encoding argininosuccinate synthase, whose product MSSIKKVVLAYSGGLDTSVIVKWLQETYNCEVVTFTADIGQGEEVEPARAKAQALGVKEIYIDDLREEYVRDFVFPMFRANAIYEGEYLLGTSIARPLISKRLIEIANETGADAISHGATGKGNDQVRFELGAYALKPGVKVIAPWREWDLNSRDKLMAYCEEHNIPVDFSKGKKKSPYSMDANLLHISYEGGVLEDPWTEAEEDMWRWSVSPEAAPDQPTYIDLTYEKGDIVAIDGERLSPATVLERLNKVAGDNGIGRLDIVENRYVGMKSRGCYETPGGTVMMKAHRAIESITLDREVAHLKDELMPKYAELIYNGYWWSPERQMLQTAIDQTQEHVNGDVRLKLYKGGVHVVGRRSAESLFDEKVATFEDDAGAYDQKDAEGFIKLNALRMRIAANKGRKLR is encoded by the coding sequence ATGTCATCCATCAAGAAAGTGGTTTTGGCCTACTCCGGTGGCCTGGACACCTCGGTCATCGTCAAGTGGCTGCAGGAAACCTACAACTGTGAAGTGGTGACCTTCACCGCCGATATCGGCCAGGGTGAAGAAGTGGAGCCCGCGCGGGCCAAGGCCCAGGCGCTGGGTGTGAAGGAAATCTACATCGACGATCTGCGCGAGGAATACGTGCGCGACTTCGTCTTCCCGATGTTCCGCGCCAACGCCATTTACGAGGGCGAGTACCTGCTGGGTACCTCCATTGCCCGGCCGCTGATCTCCAAGCGCCTGATCGAAATCGCCAATGAGACCGGTGCCGATGCCATCTCCCACGGCGCCACCGGTAAGGGCAACGACCAGGTGCGCTTCGAGCTGGGCGCCTACGCCCTCAAGCCCGGCGTCAAGGTCATTGCGCCTTGGCGCGAGTGGGACCTGAACTCCCGCGACAAGCTGATGGCGTACTGCGAAGAGCACAACATCCCCGTGGATTTCTCCAAGGGCAAGAAAAAGTCGCCCTATTCCATGGACGCCAACCTGCTGCACATCTCCTATGAGGGCGGCGTATTGGAAGACCCCTGGACCGAAGCCGAGGAAGATATGTGGCGCTGGAGCGTCTCTCCGGAAGCGGCCCCGGATCAGCCCACCTATATTGATCTGACTTACGAAAAAGGCGATATTGTGGCCATTGACGGAGAGCGCCTGTCGCCCGCCACCGTGCTGGAGCGCCTGAACAAGGTGGCCGGTGACAACGGCATCGGTCGTCTGGATATCGTAGAGAACCGCTACGTGGGCATGAAGTCCCGCGGCTGCTACGAAACCCCCGGCGGTACCGTGATGATGAAGGCGCATCGGGCGATCGAGTCCATCACCCTGGACCGCGAAGTGGCCCACCTGAAGGACGAGCTGATGCCCAAGTACGCCGAGCTGATCTATAACGGCTACTGGTGGAGCCCGGAGCGTCAGATGCTGCAGACTGCCATCGATCAGACGCAGGAGCACGTTAACGGTGACGTGCGTCTGAAATTGTACAAAGGGGGCGTACACGTTGTGGGCCGTCGTTCGGCGGAAAGCCTGTTCGACGAGAAAGTCGCCACGTTTGAGGACGATGCCGGCGCCTACGACCAGAAAGATGCGGAAGGCTTCATCAAACTGAATGCTCTGCGCATGCGTATTGCCGCCAATAAAGGCCGCAAACTGCGTTAA
- a CDS encoding 4a-hydroxytetrahydrobiopterin dehydratase, with amino-acid sequence MNDLAGQTCEACRSDAPRVSDAEVAELKTEVPDWQPLTVDGEQRLRRVFKFKNFAEALAFTQRVGDLAEEADHHPALLTEWGKVTVDWWTHKIGGLHRNDFIMAAKTDRVYSS; translated from the coding sequence ATGAATGATTTAGCCGGACAAACCTGTGAAGCCTGTCGGTCCGATGCACCGAGGGTGTCAGATGCCGAGGTGGCCGAGCTGAAAACCGAAGTGCCGGACTGGCAACCGCTCACCGTAGACGGCGAACAGCGACTGAGGCGGGTTTTCAAATTCAAGAACTTTGCCGAGGCCCTGGCGTTTACTCAGCGCGTCGGTGACTTGGCGGAAGAGGCCGATCACCACCCGGCGCTGTTGACTGAGTGGGGTAAAGTGACCGTTGACTGGTGGACCCACAAGATCGGTGGTCTGCACCGCAATGACTTCATCATGGCGGCCAAGACAGATCGGGTCTATTCCTCCTAG
- a CDS encoding glycoside hydrolase family 9 protein — MHTRQILFGLALSTALSGCGNSSDTPAPSQSGFALNDQGYFEQQGVGLMVFQDTSPESRQSGLILVSHDNRLASNGDLRLELTPGQWSPVPRLLSRTVDREKGEIVATLKYPDERQHRTGFNPLDYPDLTLEYDLRVRAEGDDLLVQVDLKSPLPEEWAGKVGFQLELYPADLFGKSWIMDDATGIFPRQPYGVTVPVDSTPAPKIVSDGERAGLVPLAHHRAQPAPLASGQRLTVAPESDPMRLQIESLKGELQLLDGRVQHQNGWFTLRSPIEAGATTNAVSWRITPNVVDGWAREPVIQHSMVGYHPEQNKVAVIETDPDAPLGDPVRLLKLDASGAQEVFSQAPTLWGDFLRYRYYQFDFSSVQEEGLYQLALGDTRSHPFRIARNVYDQNVWQPTLEYFLPVQMGHMRVKEKYKLWHDDSHRDDALMAPTDINHFDGYIQGSSTLTDFAPGEHVPGLTRGGWYDAGDEDFRIESQSGEVFTLSAAYDEFGIQHDNTLIDQELRLTELREPDGRPDILQQIEHGLLTVVGGYEALGRLYRGIIVPTLTQYVMGGDFSGQTDNLIYDKTLGRQERTATHSGLPDDRWVFTEENPAREFDAIANIAASVGPMRGYDDDLAERTLAAAEALWRVERAVDSTTERNEQIRAAVELFRTTGKAEYRSFLLNQRDHILDQFRQIGWAVARVVHELDDPALTGAMRNAAAEYDRELQQKMNATPYGLDFEMQLWGRGWTLQHEGVAQYFLHKAFPEAFGKEYLLNILHYVLGTNPGANAQSYATGVGAKSKRAAYGLNRMDYSYIPGGVIVGTALIQPDFPELKEFPYLWQQSEYVLGGGASNFMFLALAADRLLNAEPTD, encoded by the coding sequence ATGCATACCCGGCAGATTCTATTCGGTCTGGCCCTGAGCACAGCGCTCAGCGGCTGCGGCAATTCCTCAGACACCCCGGCACCCTCCCAGAGCGGCTTCGCCCTCAACGACCAGGGTTACTTCGAGCAACAGGGCGTCGGCCTTATGGTGTTCCAGGACACCTCGCCCGAGAGCCGACAAAGTGGACTGATTCTGGTCAGTCACGACAACCGCCTGGCGTCCAATGGCGACCTGCGCCTGGAGTTGACCCCGGGGCAATGGTCTCCGGTGCCCCGCCTGCTGAGTCGCACGGTGGACCGGGAAAAAGGCGAAATCGTGGCGACACTGAAGTACCCCGACGAACGCCAGCACCGCACCGGGTTCAATCCGCTCGACTACCCGGACCTGACCCTGGAGTACGACCTGCGGGTTCGAGCCGAAGGGGACGACCTTCTGGTTCAGGTTGATCTCAAGTCGCCGCTTCCCGAGGAGTGGGCCGGAAAGGTGGGCTTTCAGTTGGAACTCTACCCCGCCGACCTGTTTGGCAAGAGCTGGATCATGGACGACGCCACGGGTATTTTCCCGCGCCAACCCTACGGGGTGACCGTGCCGGTCGACTCGACGCCCGCACCGAAAATTGTCTCCGACGGTGAGCGGGCCGGCCTGGTCCCGCTGGCGCACCACCGCGCCCAACCCGCCCCTCTGGCGAGCGGCCAAAGGCTGACCGTAGCGCCGGAATCCGACCCGATGCGCCTGCAGATTGAGAGCCTCAAAGGTGAACTGCAACTGCTTGATGGCCGGGTCCAGCACCAGAACGGCTGGTTCACTCTGCGCAGCCCGATCGAGGCGGGCGCCACCACCAATGCCGTGTCCTGGCGAATCACCCCCAACGTGGTGGACGGCTGGGCCCGCGAACCGGTCATCCAGCACTCCATGGTGGGTTATCACCCCGAGCAGAATAAAGTGGCGGTGATTGAAACCGATCCGGACGCGCCACTGGGTGACCCCGTGCGGTTGCTGAAGCTGGACGCCAGTGGCGCTCAGGAGGTCTTCTCTCAGGCCCCCACCCTGTGGGGCGACTTCCTGCGCTACCGCTATTACCAGTTCGACTTTTCCTCGGTGCAGGAGGAGGGGCTGTATCAGTTGGCGCTCGGCGACACCCGCAGCCACCCGTTCCGCATCGCCCGCAATGTCTATGACCAGAATGTCTGGCAGCCCACCCTGGAGTACTTCCTGCCGGTGCAAATGGGCCATATGCGGGTCAAGGAAAAGTACAAGCTCTGGCATGACGACAGCCACCGGGACGATGCCCTGATGGCGCCAACGGATATCAACCACTTTGACGGCTATATTCAGGGCAGCAGCACGCTGACGGACTTTGCCCCCGGTGAGCATGTCCCGGGGCTGACCCGCGGCGGCTGGTATGACGCGGGGGATGAAGATTTCCGCATCGAGTCCCAATCCGGCGAGGTCTTTACTCTCAGTGCCGCCTACGACGAGTTTGGTATTCAGCACGACAACACACTCATCGATCAGGAACTGCGCCTGACCGAACTACGCGAGCCCGACGGACGGCCCGACATCCTGCAACAGATTGAGCACGGCCTGCTGACCGTCGTGGGCGGTTATGAGGCACTCGGACGGCTGTACCGGGGCATTATCGTGCCCACCCTTACCCAATACGTCATGGGCGGCGACTTCTCCGGTCAGACCGACAACCTGATCTACGACAAGACGCTCGGCCGGCAGGAGCGCACCGCTACCCATTCGGGGCTACCCGATGATCGGTGGGTCTTCACTGAGGAGAATCCCGCCCGGGAGTTCGATGCCATCGCCAACATTGCCGCCAGTGTCGGCCCCATGCGCGGCTATGACGATGACCTGGCCGAGCGTACCCTGGCGGCGGCCGAAGCTTTGTGGCGGGTTGAGCGGGCCGTGGACAGCACCACTGAGCGCAACGAGCAGATCCGAGCCGCCGTCGAGTTGTTCCGCACCACGGGGAAAGCCGAGTACCGCTCGTTCCTGCTGAATCAGCGCGATCATATTCTGGATCAGTTCCGCCAGATCGGCTGGGCCGTGGCCCGGGTGGTTCACGAGCTGGACGACCCGGCCCTGACCGGCGCCATGCGCAACGCCGCCGCCGAGTACGATCGGGAGCTGCAACAGAAAATGAACGCCACGCCCTACGGACTGGATTTTGAAATGCAGCTGTGGGGCCGGGGCTGGACATTGCAGCACGAAGGCGTTGCCCAGTACTTTTTACACAAGGCTTTCCCCGAGGCGTTCGGTAAGGAGTATCTGCTGAACATTCTGCACTACGTGCTGGGCACCAACCCCGGGGCCAATGCCCAGTCCTACGCCACCGGGGTGGGCGCCAAGTCCAAGCGCGCCGCCTACGGTCTGAACCGCATGGATTACAGCTATATTCCTGGCGGTGTGATTGTGGGGACGGCCCTGATCCAGCCGGACTTTCCCGAGTTGAAGGAGTTTCCCTACCTTTGGCAACAATCGGAGTATGTACTGGGTGGCGGAGCCAGCAACTTCATGTTCCTCGCGCTGGCCGCCGACCGGCTGCTCAACGCTGAGCCGACCGACTGA
- the can gene encoding carbonate dehydratase, with translation MPELEELFQNNRAWADQIKAEDPQFFATLSKQQAPEYLWIGCADSRVPANEIVGLMPGELFVHRNVANLVIQTDLNCLSVMQFAVEYLKVKHIMVTGHYGCGGVKAALANQQYGLLDYWVRNIREVYLKHQDAMDEIADDTQRLDRMCELNVMEQVANVTHTNIVQNAWKRGQELTVHGWIYSIEDGILRNLMKPITGIEQVDERYRMI, from the coding sequence ATGCCCGAACTCGAAGAACTTTTCCAGAACAACCGTGCCTGGGCAGACCAGATCAAGGCGGAAGACCCGCAGTTTTTTGCCACCCTGTCCAAGCAACAGGCACCGGAATATCTCTGGATCGGCTGCGCGGACAGCCGGGTGCCGGCCAACGAAATCGTCGGTTTGATGCCCGGGGAGCTGTTTGTCCACCGCAACGTCGCCAACCTGGTCATTCAGACCGACCTGAACTGTCTTTCGGTCATGCAGTTCGCCGTCGAATACCTTAAAGTCAAACACATTATGGTCACTGGCCATTACGGCTGCGGTGGAGTCAAAGCGGCACTGGCCAACCAGCAGTACGGGTTGCTGGATTACTGGGTGCGCAATATCCGGGAGGTGTATCTGAAACATCAGGACGCGATGGATGAGATCGCCGACGACACCCAGCGCCTGGACCGGATGTGCGAGCTGAATGTCATGGAGCAGGTGGCCAACGTCACCCACACCAACATCGTACAGAACGCCTGGAAACGCGGTCAGGAGCTGACCGTTCACGGCTGGATTTACAGTATTGAGGACGGCATTCTGCGCAACCTGATGAAGCCGATCACCGGCATCGAACAGGTTGACGAACGCTATCGGATGATTTGA
- a CDS encoding diguanylate cyclase: MWRIVVPVIGVLVLWAGLVAPLQAREVLHMVSRGDHNAHYTETMIRLALAKAGYAYTLEIHPGNLTAARQQRDTREGRIDIMWSATSRELEETLLPVRIPLYKGLIGHRIFITHPEHIEQLKAVESLEQLRAFSYGQGVGWPDSRILKDNGFDVREESFDRLIKMVHAKRFQLFPRGVHEPWSEVSNRPELELSIDAHIMLVYPMPFYLFVTPEHPELAQALERGLMRAIEDGSFDRLFRSSPMVQSVINRAGIAQRKVFYLENRALTEQTPLSDPRLWLSLEELVPSS; encoded by the coding sequence ATGTGGCGAATTGTGGTTCCGGTGATCGGAGTCCTGGTTCTGTGGGCGGGTCTGGTGGCACCGTTGCAGGCTCGGGAAGTGCTGCATATGGTTTCCCGGGGCGATCACAACGCCCATTACACCGAAACCATGATCCGCCTGGCCCTGGCCAAAGCCGGCTATGCCTATACCCTGGAAATCCATCCGGGCAACCTGACTGCCGCCCGGCAGCAACGGGATACCCGGGAAGGGCGCATCGACATCATGTGGTCGGCGACCTCCCGTGAGCTGGAAGAAACCTTGCTGCCAGTGCGTATTCCACTTTACAAGGGACTGATCGGGCACCGGATATTCATCACTCACCCTGAGCATATCGAACAGCTGAAAGCGGTGGAAAGCCTCGAGCAGTTGCGAGCCTTCAGTTACGGGCAGGGAGTGGGCTGGCCGGATTCCCGGATTCTGAAAGACAATGGGTTCGATGTGCGCGAGGAAAGCTTTGATCGGCTGATAAAAATGGTGCACGCCAAACGCTTTCAGCTATTCCCTCGTGGAGTGCACGAGCCGTGGAGTGAGGTGAGCAACCGGCCGGAACTCGAGCTGAGCATCGACGCGCACATTATGCTGGTCTACCCCATGCCGTTTTACCTGTTTGTCACCCCCGAGCACCCCGAGTTGGCCCAGGCGCTTGAAAGGGGTTTGATGCGCGCCATTGAAGATGGCAGTTTTGACCGCCTGTTTCGAAGCAGTCCCATGGTGCAGTCGGTTATCAATCGGGCGGGGATTGCCCAGCGTAAGGTTTTCTACCTTGAGAACCGCGCGTTGACTGAGCAGACGCCGCTGAGTGACCCGCGCCTGTGGCTGTCTCTGGAAGAGCTGGTGCCGTCGTCCTGA
- the sbcB gene encoding exodeoxyribonuclease I produces MSESKTLYWHDYETWGEVPAQDRPSQFAGVRTDENLNIIGDPLMLYCRPVVDCLPKPEACLVTGITPQMALEKGVAEPEFIATIMAELGQPGTCGVGYNSIRFDDEVTRYTLYRNFYDPYEREWRNGNSRWDLIDVVRMTRALRPEGIQWPDYDNGKPCFKLEKLTEANGLDHAAAHDALSDVYATIAMARLVRDRQPKLYEHAYRLRDKRFAAGFIDIDGHRPLLHISGMYPAERGNAALVLPLALHPANKNSVLVFDLSESPEDLLSASEDSLRERLFTRSEDLPEGTRRPALKEVHLNKTPMIAPANTLDERTARRLGIDKAQAEVHWRQLADLTLSEQQRLRAKLQSIYRAPGFEPRTDPDQQLYDGFFDDHDKKLMTELRRAQPEALAANVFDFHDQRLPELLFRYRGRHFPDSLSDEERRQWRDFCYRRLTDPAAGAGLTWDQLQARLGALRAEGVSAEQERVLVALEHYARGQLDAMGS; encoded by the coding sequence GTGAGTGAGTCCAAAACCCTGTATTGGCACGATTATGAAACCTGGGGTGAGGTTCCCGCCCAGGATCGTCCCAGCCAGTTTGCCGGCGTTCGCACCGATGAAAACCTGAACATCATCGGCGACCCCCTGATGCTCTACTGCCGACCAGTGGTCGACTGTCTACCCAAACCGGAAGCCTGCCTGGTCACCGGCATTACACCGCAAATGGCGCTGGAGAAAGGCGTCGCCGAACCGGAGTTTATTGCCACCATCATGGCGGAGCTGGGCCAGCCTGGCACCTGTGGCGTGGGGTATAACTCGATCCGTTTTGATGATGAGGTAACCCGCTATACCCTGTACCGCAATTTCTACGACCCTTATGAGCGCGAGTGGCGCAATGGTAATTCGCGCTGGGACCTGATTGATGTAGTGCGCATGACCCGGGCACTGCGGCCCGAGGGTATCCAGTGGCCGGATTACGACAACGGTAAACCCTGCTTCAAACTGGAGAAGTTGACCGAGGCCAACGGCCTGGATCACGCCGCCGCGCACGATGCACTCTCAGATGTGTACGCCACCATCGCCATGGCCCGCCTGGTTCGGGATCGGCAGCCAAAATTGTATGAGCACGCCTATCGCCTGCGGGACAAACGGTTTGCCGCCGGGTTTATTGATATTGATGGTCATCGCCCGCTGTTGCACATTTCCGGCATGTACCCGGCCGAACGCGGTAACGCGGCGCTGGTACTACCGTTGGCGCTGCATCCGGCGAACAAGAACAGCGTGCTCGTGTTCGATCTGTCGGAATCGCCCGAGGATCTGCTGTCGGCCTCGGAGGACTCCCTACGTGAGCGCCTGTTTACCCGCTCAGAGGACCTGCCGGAAGGCACGCGGCGGCCAGCGCTCAAAGAAGTGCACCTGAACAAGACGCCGATGATCGCCCCGGCCAACACCCTGGATGAGCGCACCGCTCGGCGCCTGGGTATCGACAAGGCTCAGGCGGAAGTCCATTGGCGGCAGCTGGCCGACCTGACCCTCAGTGAGCAGCAACGGCTTCGGGCCAAGTTGCAGAGCATCTATCGGGCGCCGGGCTTTGAGCCGCGCACCGATCCCGATCAGCAGCTATACGACGGCTTTTTTGATGACCATGACAAAAAGCTGATGACCGAGCTGCGCCGTGCTCAGCCCGAGGCGCTCGCGGCCAATGTGTTTGATTTTCATGACCAGCGCCTGCCGGAGCTGCTGTTCCGCTACCGGGGGCGGCATTTTCCGGACAGCCTCTCCGACGAAGAGCGTCGACAGTGGCGCGACTTCTGCTATCGGCGGCTGACCGATCCGGCCGCGGGTGCCGGGCTGACCTGGGACCAGTTACAGGCGAGACTTGGGGCGCTGCGCGCCGAAGGCGTGAGTGCAGAGCAGGAGCGGGTCCTGGTCGCGCTGGAGCATTACGCGCGCGGACAGCTCGACGCGATGGGCTCTTAG
- a CDS encoding putative bifunctional diguanylate cyclase/phosphodiesterase: MKSDVSAEEVFRQLADSLALNDSPDFFLNLCQRLTELLGVDHALIAEVFPELAQARTLAVWSRGQPVDNFSYPLAGSPCDTVVGSRACLYPASVCTRFPDDEMLQTMRVEGYFGFPMTSQDGSAMGLIALLSDAPMVLPGVAEEVLRIAAAQAGAELGRRRAEESLLESERRLHTLMNHLPGMAYRCRNDADWTMEFVSQGARVLTGFPPEALIESRQIAFVQLIHQADRVRVNEEVQACVTAGRPYRVVYRLINAHGEVRWVWEQGQGVFSPDRSEVLLEGFISDITEQHESERVQEAVVQTATAITSRLGADFFQQLVLHLTRALDADVGFVATLQGDDEMETLARVVAGQPVENVHYRLEGSHCAEVLSKGESVGEFDPPISIPHPNGGEPVLARSYVGRRLDSASGEPIGSLMVIYSHSTPDLNLATSVLRILAVGAAGELERQTNDRRIYQLAYVDGTTALPNRIHFMERLGSALQHAEQSGESLSLVFLDLKRFKEINDVLGHDTGDQLLAAVARRLEQACRVDEFLARLSGDEFALLVPNLGADGLPAVIERCHQCLARPVYAAGREFSLDVNIGAACYPVDAMTAADLFQCASVAMHEAKRSGGNACIFDVSIAEALNRRRALAERFARALVEDRLTLHYQPQVDLVTGALVGAEVLCRWKDEHWGWVNPSEFIPLAEERGLIQELGQWVLSSASRQWVAWQSQGLRFPGRLSVNISALQFTDLSLAEEIKAMAAPVPPEAIGLELTESGFMRDPELAVEITERLRQAGFALSIDDFGTGYSSLSYLRRFAADTLKIDMSFVCDMLENQSDYTIVTTIVAMAHSLGMMTVAEGVETRAQADALTRLGCDRAQGFLYDRPLDSQRFAARWLTPE; this comes from the coding sequence GTGAAGTCAGACGTTTCGGCAGAAGAAGTATTCCGGCAGTTGGCTGACAGTCTGGCACTCAACGACTCGCCCGATTTTTTTCTGAACCTTTGTCAGCGTCTGACCGAGCTTCTGGGTGTCGATCACGCTCTGATTGCCGAAGTGTTTCCCGAGCTGGCTCAGGCGCGCACCCTGGCCGTATGGTCCCGGGGGCAGCCCGTCGACAATTTTTCCTACCCTCTGGCGGGCAGCCCCTGTGACACCGTGGTGGGTTCCCGCGCCTGCCTTTACCCCGCGAGCGTATGCACCCGCTTTCCCGATGATGAAATGCTGCAGACAATGCGGGTGGAGGGTTATTTCGGGTTTCCCATGACTTCCCAGGACGGCTCGGCAATGGGGTTGATCGCCCTGCTGAGCGATGCGCCCATGGTGTTGCCCGGTGTGGCCGAGGAAGTGCTGCGTATCGCCGCCGCTCAGGCCGGCGCTGAGCTGGGGCGACGCCGCGCCGAGGAGTCGCTGCTGGAGAGCGAACGGCGGCTACACACCTTGATGAATCATCTACCCGGGATGGCCTACCGTTGCCGTAACGACGCCGATTGGACCATGGAGTTTGTCAGCCAGGGTGCGCGTGTACTGACCGGCTTTCCACCCGAAGCGTTGATTGAGAGTCGGCAGATCGCTTTTGTGCAACTCATTCATCAGGCCGATCGGGTCAGGGTGAATGAAGAAGTTCAGGCCTGCGTTACCGCAGGCAGGCCGTACCGGGTGGTCTACCGGCTGATCAATGCGCACGGAGAGGTGCGCTGGGTGTGGGAGCAGGGGCAGGGGGTGTTCAGCCCCGACCGAAGCGAGGTGTTGCTGGAAGGGTTTATCTCCGATATCACCGAGCAGCATGAATCCGAACGGGTTCAGGAGGCGGTTGTGCAGACGGCGACGGCGATTACCAGTCGTCTCGGCGCGGACTTCTTTCAGCAACTGGTGCTTCACCTGACTCGCGCGCTGGACGCCGACGTGGGGTTTGTCGCCACCCTTCAGGGTGACGATGAGATGGAGACGCTGGCGCGGGTGGTGGCCGGTCAGCCGGTGGAAAATGTTCACTACCGGCTGGAAGGTTCTCATTGTGCAGAAGTGCTGTCCAAAGGCGAGAGTGTCGGCGAATTCGATCCGCCAATCAGTATTCCCCATCCGAACGGCGGGGAGCCCGTTCTGGCCCGCAGCTATGTGGGGCGACGCCTGGACAGTGCCAGCGGTGAGCCGATCGGCTCCCTGATGGTGATTTATAGTCACTCCACCCCGGATCTGAACCTGGCGACGTCCGTGCTCCGAATTCTGGCGGTGGGGGCGGCCGGGGAGTTGGAACGCCAGACCAACGACCGGCGTATTTATCAGTTGGCTTATGTCGACGGTACCACCGCGCTACCCAATCGGATTCACTTCATGGAGCGCCTCGGCAGCGCCCTGCAGCACGCCGAACAATCCGGGGAATCCCTAAGCCTGGTTTTCCTCGACCTGAAACGGTTCAAGGAAATCAACGATGTCCTGGGCCACGATACCGGCGATCAACTGCTGGCCGCGGTAGCCCGTCGGTTGGAACAGGCATGCCGGGTCGATGAGTTTCTGGCGCGCCTGTCCGGTGATGAGTTTGCCCTGCTGGTACCCAATTTGGGCGCCGACGGCTTGCCCGCGGTAATAGAGCGCTGCCACCAGTGCCTGGCCCGCCCGGTCTACGCGGCAGGGCGGGAGTTCTCGCTCGATGTGAATATCGGGGCCGCCTGCTACCCGGTGGATGCAATGACCGCGGCCGATCTGTTCCAATGTGCCAGTGTAGCCATGCATGAAGCCAAGCGCAGTGGTGGCAATGCCTGCATCTTCGATGTGTCGATCGCCGAGGCGCTCAATCGCCGTAGAGCGCTGGCGGAGCGTTTCGCCCGGGCCCTGGTGGAAGACCGGTTGACCCTGCATTATCAGCCCCAGGTCGACCTGGTGACCGGTGCTCTGGTGGGTGCGGAAGTGCTCTGTCGCTGGAAGGATGAGCACTGGGGGTGGGTGAACCCATCGGAGTTCATTCCGCTAGCAGAGGAGCGCGGCCTGATACAGGAACTCGGACAGTGGGTGCTCAGTTCGGCGAGTCGCCAGTGGGTCGCCTGGCAGTCTCAGGGCTTGCGCTTTCCGGGGCGGTTGTCGGTGAATATCTCGGCGCTTCAGTTTACTGACCTGTCTCTGGCTGAAGAGATCAAAGCGATGGCGGCGCCGGTCCCCCCCGAGGCGATCGGTCTGGAGTTGACCGAAAGCGGGTTTATGCGTGATCCCGAGCTCGCGGTAGAAATCACCGAGCGTTTGCGCCAGGCGGGCTTTGCCTTGTCGATTGATGATTTCGGCACCGGCTACTCGTCGTTGAGTTACTTGCGCCGATTTGCGGCGGATACCCTCAAGATCGACATGTCGTTCGTGTGCGATATGCTCGAGAATCAGAGTGATTACACCATCGTGACCACGATCGTGGCCATGGCGCACAGCCTGGGCATGATGACGGTGGCGGAAGGGGTGGAAACCCGGGCCCAGGCGGACGCCTTGACCCGGCTAGGGTGTGATCGGGCTCAGGGTTTCCTTTACGACCGCCCCTTGGACAGTCAGCGATTCGCCGCGCGCTGGCTGACTCCCGAGTAG